One stretch of Euphorbia lathyris chromosome 7, ddEupLath1.1, whole genome shotgun sequence DNA includes these proteins:
- the LOC136200651 gene encoding proteinase inhibitor PSI-1.2, whose product MMRARACPLYCLQVDYMTCESTGSNKLTPSCINCCLAPKDCTLHLVDGSSIHCMPH is encoded by the coding sequence ATGATGAGAGCCAGAGCTTGTCCTCTTTATTGCTTGCAAGTAGATTACATGACCTGTGAATCCACCGGCAGCAATAAATTAACTCCATCCTGCATCAATTGCTGTTTAGCTCCCAAGGATTGCACCCTTCACCTTGTAGATGGTTCTTCTATCCATTGTATGCCTCATTGA